In Anopheles gambiae chromosome 2, idAnoGambNW_F1_1, whole genome shotgun sequence, a single window of DNA contains:
- the LOC11175799 gene encoding ataxin-2 homolog — MVIKMIRCNWIVWIGACLLLQAPWLVAADHDPPPGNRPTQLEDIERDNLNSERQVFKKEAIAQQQQQHGASSSQSNNHYTVQIQHHPGSTAGTHSSVKYVTPLPAPTQTLTYSKDHAVPQQYVSIPQQQQPTLQFHQQQPQQQVPQVHEAHSTYTVPSRQSLLQPVIGGGAPASPYLTPQPQYVYVQARPQPLPQYAADNSLPQQLLHILPQNSQAYIMIPTPYYQQQQQQQAPHASAAPTGPALPSITPPSSPATPHSAQQLAAYVNDPDNHIQTYSHGETGAQSPATGATVQPTAQPDVVYAASSTPAPPRHQSPSAEFSIVKSVEQPVYFSHDLPPLQSNKLHGDGSVFQFGGAQVHHPVTGRPFTGHAQQLHHHHQQLHHHQLPPHQLHYPTYVQPHGHSYAGAQQQLHYPSLAHPNNGILNYFGVQQRPPTSLLDSYVPSSLQLAKTPLYTTKLAPHAYPAVHHGQLHHQSPRPVQFYQQGAVPVYPVNPLHTTILQPAGPAGHGASFPHAQPLALGQHPSGPSATAPGYNTIAYSVPLAFTKTSAQYKRSPALFSVAGFARPSTAGLATTKLQPAKQFA, encoded by the exons ATGGTGATCAAAATG ATACGCTGCAATTGGATAGTTTGGATCGGAGCgtgtctgctgctgcaggcACCGTGGCTAGTGGCCGCAGATCACGATCCACCGCCCGGGAACCGGCCGACCCAGCTGGAAGACATCGAGCGGGACAATCTGAACAGCGAGCGGCAGGTGTTCAAAAAGGAAGCGAtcgcacagcagcaacagcagcacggaGCTAGCTCAAGCCAAAGCAACAATCACTACACCGTGCAGATACAGCACCATCCGGGCAGTACGGCCGGTACGCACAGCTCGGTCAAATACGTGACGCCACTTCCGGCCCCGACCCAGACGCTCACCTACTCGAAAG ATCACGCTGTGCCGCAACAATACGTCAGCattccgcagcagcagcagccgacgCTTCaattccaccagcagcagccacagcaacaAGTGCCACAGGTGCACGAGGCGCATTCCACCTATACGGTGCCGTCCCGTCAGTCACTGCTGCAGCCCGTCATCGGTGGAGGTGCACCGGCCTCCCCGTATCTGACGCCGCAGCCGCAGTACGTGTATGTGCAGGCCCGGCCCCAGCCGCTGCCACAGTATGCGGCCGACAACAGTCTGCCGCAACAGCTGCTACACATCCTGCCACAAAATTCACA aGCTTATATCATGATTCCGACGCCAtactaccagcagcagcagcagcagcaagcaccgCACGCGTCAGCCGCCCCGACCGGGCCAGCCCTGCCATCGATTACACCGCCCTCATCGCCGGCAACGCCCCATTCCGCCCAGCAGCTGGCCGCGTATGTCAACGACCCGGACAATCACATCCAAACCTACTCTCACGGTGAAACTGGAGCACAGTCCCCAGCCACCGGGGCGACGGTCCAGCCTACGGCGCAACCCGATGTCGTATACGCCGCATCCTCTACCCCAGCTCCACCCCGGCATCAATCTCCGTCGGCCGAATTTTCCATCGTGAAGAGCGTGGAGCAGCCGGTCTACTTCTCACACGACCTTCCACCGCTCCAATCGAATAAGCTGCACGGCGATGGTTCTGTGTTTCAGTTTGGTGGCGCACAGGTACACCACCCCGTCACCGGCAGACCTTTCACGGGCCATGCGCAAcagcttcaccaccaccaccagcagcttcATCACCACCAACTGCCTCCGCACCAGCTGCACTACCCTACGTACGTACAACCGCACGGACACTCGTACGCCGGGGCCCAGCAACAGCTTCACTATCCTTCCCTGGCCCATCCGAACAACGGCATCTTGAACTACTTTGGCGTACAGCAGCGGCCACCCACTAGCCTGCTCGACTCGTACGTACCGTCCTCGCTGCAGCTTGCGAAAACGCCACTGTACACCACGAAACTGGCTCCCCACGCGTACCCGGCCGTCCATCACGGGCAGCTGCATCACCAGTCGCCACGTCCGGTGCAGTTCTACCAGCAGGGTGCAGTTCCCGTGTACCCGGTGAACCCGCTCCACACGACCATCCTGCAGCCGGCCGGTCCAGCAGGACACGGTGCATCCTTCCCGCACGCGCAACCACTCGCGCTGGGGCAGCATCCGTCGGGCCCTTCGGCCACCGCCCCCGGGTACAATACGATCGCGTACTCCGTGCCGCTGGCGTTCACGAAAACGTCCGCGCAGTACAAACGCTCACCGGCGCTGTTTAGTGTGGCCGGCTTTGCAAGACCGTCGACGGCCGGTTTGGCCACGACCAAGCTCCAGCCGGCGAAGCAGTTCGCGTGA